One Nicotiana tomentosiformis chromosome 4, ASM39032v3, whole genome shotgun sequence genomic window carries:
- the LOC104093295 gene encoding uncharacterized protein: METQVHCKSYLSAYNSMSYLSEDSNNGWPLHYGEKIYTNAQYCNGFMSRITIDEDPGYDKDVLKQKILEHEETFKNQVLELHRLYRTQRDMMYEIKRTELHKPWTSMEPSSSSSLLGSHLPPKDAWKCHITSFPVANSSYARPSISGTEILNSPLSSSKVNDVQSGRNQIQNSCSSNTCEVSEARPSKVRKKLFDLQLPADDYIETDEDDEQLRDNEGLFCPRSCANRNDTADQDSSTKFFPGVDAGIKSDKRDASASNSCLRTLVRLADLNEPAQLEEVTPSPADLNACAKSNPAFGSKGKERDWYSSTYETGNAKGSLAPLPHSIAQNKLPTPCHPAQVMLDKACLTPGVQSPHRIRDDLWRERTVHSLETFHRNHEKSNYTYGKPFVTSHTATPYPFSNSSEFTNSWSHTLSSWGKPSGIRLSSGHTNPSLNSFAMVSKSPQSPQSNDIFGDKRHINGSSTSNLGFATDLSIRNGFHHGSSSGPKDSPLFLSVDFDSRKHNKGDSLTSKCSPNNRCEKYLISSNNMDLTSHKGFDLNVLSKSSLDEELSRRDLELVEAKREPQDCIPVFPWLKAKPSFRNVSTDTMKGGNSADSGFIQAYTNSPICRSGPSKNLSNVSFSQNVVPTLEDCNMKARKKLGETRSKRKILGVPIPEIPCASKNESSLFVSTSATLHSSPEGENRRHERRNMVIDINIACDLSVVEPEKQAATESVVVETVTETKATIIRNSFDLNSCITEDEDSFFVESNNVNVSTVIEIDLEALPVLETEQDHLSGEDKQNDASLHLPAPKLEKTQDEVVRNAAEAIVSISSSSQFNFIDESSSDPSDDPLGSLGWFVDVVFSFDNEFTSKSKEIIAKDAVILAPTTTVKMDYFEAMTLQLEETKEEDYMPKPFVPEVQPVEDAGATSLTKRTRRGNGRWGRQRRDFQRDILPGLASLSRHEVTEDIQTFGELMKAMGHSWNSGSMRRNGSGKRGRRRMVIETAPATVSAPITPPLSLEDKSLTGWGKTTRRPRRQRCPAGHSPAVTLT; encoded by the exons ATGGAAACACAAGTGCATTGCAAAAGCTACTTATCAGCTTATAACTCCATGAGCTACCTTAGTGAGGATTCAAACAATGGATGGCCCCTACATTATGGAGAGAAAATCTACACAAATGCGCAATACTGTAATGGTTTCATGTCAAGGATTACGATAGATGAAGATCCTGGATACGATAAAGATGTTCTAAAGCAGAAAATACTTGAACACGAGGAAACATTCAAGAATCAG GTATTGGAACTTCATCGCCTTTACAGAACCCAGCGGGACATGATGTATGAAATTAAACGGACAGAATTGCATAAACCTTGGACATCAATGGAGCCATCATCTTCATCAAGCCTTCTCGGATCCCATCTTCCACCTAAAGATGCTTGGAAATGCCATATCACCAGCTTCCCAGTAGCAAATTCAAGTTATGCTAGACCATCTATATCTGGTACTGAAATTCTAAATTCTCCCTTGAGTTCTTCAAAGGTGAACGATGTACAGTCTGGTCGAAATCAAATACAAAATAGTTGCTCTTCAAATACATGTGAAGTTTCTGAGGCTAGGCCCTCAAAAGTGCGGAAAAAGTTGTTTGATCTTCAACTTCCAGCTGATGATTACATAGAAACAGATGAAGATGATGAGCAGTTGCGAGATAATGAAGGATTGTTCTGTCCAAGATCTTGTGCTAATAGAAATGATACAGCTGACCAAGACAGCAGTACAAAATTTTTTCCTGGTGTTGATGCTGGTATCAAGAGTGATAAAAGAGATGCTTCAGCATCCAATTCATGTTTGAGAACCTTGGTTAGGTTAGCTGATCTCAATGAACCAGCTCAGCTTGAAGAAGTAACCCCATCACCTGCTGATCTAAATGCTTGTGCTAAATCAAATCCAGCATTTGGTAGTAAAGGCAAAGAGAGAGACTGGTACTCTTCTACATATGAGACAG GTAACGCTAAAGGTAGCTTGGCTCCACTACCTCATagtattgcacaaaacaagttACCTACACCTTGCCACCCGGCACAAGTAATGCTTGACAAAGCCTGTCTAACTCCTGGGGTTCAATCACCTCACCGTATCAGGGATGACCTTTGGAGAGAGAGAACAGTGCATAGTCTAGAGACCTTCCACAGAAATCATGAGAAGTCCAACTATACCTATGGGAAACCATTTGTCACTTCTCATACGGCTACTCCATATCCATTCTCTAATTCTTCGGAATTTACCAATTCATGGTCACACACACTCTCTTCTTGGGGTAAACCAAGTGGCATAAGGCTATCATCAGGGCATACAAACCCGTCATTGAACTCATTTGCTATGGTCAGCAAGAGTCCACAGTCACCTCAGAGCAATGACATTTTTGGAGACAAGCGGCATATCAATGGAAGTTCTACGTCAAATCTAGGTTTTGCTACTGATCTCTCCATCAGGAATGGATTTCACCATGGGTCCTCATCGGGGCCCAAAGACTCACCCCTTTTCTTATCTGTTGATTTTGATTCTCGGAAACATAACAAGGGTGACAGCTTGACATCTAAGTGCTCCCCTAATAATAGGTGTGAGAAATATCTTATTAGCTCCAATAATATGGACTTGACGTCCCACAAAGGTTTCGATTTGAATGTACTATCAAAGAGTTCACTAGATGAGGAACTTTCCAGGAGAGATCTTGAGTTGGTTGAGGCAAAAAGAGAGCCTCAAGACTGTATACCAGTGTTTCCGTGGCTTAAAGCTAAGCCAAGTTTCAGAAATGTGAGTACGGATACCATGAAAGGTGGAAACTCAGCCGACTCTGGCTTCATCCAAGCCTACACAAACTCACCTATCTGCAGAAGTGGTCCTTCAAAAAATCTCAGCAATGTCTCCTTTTCACAGAATGTCGTACCAACTCTAGAAGATTGCAACATGAAGGCCAGAAAGAAGCTGGGGGAAACCCGAAGTAAAAGGAAAATTCTGGGGGTTCCAATTCCTGAAATTCCATGTGCTTCCAAAAATGAGTCATCTTTATTTGTTTCCACTTCTGCTACTCTTCATTCCTCACCTGAGGGAGAAAATAGAAGACATGAACGGAGGAACATGGTGATTGACATTAACATAGCTTGTGACCTTTCTGTGGTTGAGCCCGAGAAACAGGCTGCCACGGAATCAGTGGTTGTTGAGACAGTGACGGAGACAAAAGCTACCATTATCAGAAATTCCTTCGATTTGAACTCATGTATTACTGAAGATGAAGATTCATTCTTTGTTGAAAGCAATAATGTCAACGTGAGTACTGTCATCGAGATAGATCTGGAAGCTCTTCCTGTTCTGGAAACTGAACAAGATCATTTGTCCGGAGAGGACAAACAAAATGATGCATCTTTGCATTTGCCTGCGCCCAAACTTGAAAAAACACAGGATGAAGTTGTCAGGAACGCAGCGGAAGCAATAGTATCCATTTCATCATCCAGTCAGTTCAATTTTATAGACGAAAGTTCCAGCGATCCCTCTGATGATCCACTGGGATCCCTAGGTTGGTTTGTTGATGTAGTCTTTTCTTTCGACAATGAATTCACGAGCAAGTCTAAAGAAATAATAGCCAAGGATGCTGTGATTCTTGCACCTACTACTACTGTGAAAATGGATTACTTTGAGGCAATGACACTGCAACTAGAAGAGACTAAGGAAGAAGACTACATGCCCAAGCCTTTTGTTCCTGAAGTCCAACCAGTGGAAGATGCAGGAGCCACTTCACTAACAAAGCGAACCCGAAGAGGAAACGGAAGGTGGGGAAGGCAGCGGAGGGACTTTCAAAGGGATATCCTTCCTGGACTGGCTTCGTTGTCAAGGCACGAGGTGACCGAAGACATTCAGACATTCGGAGAGTTGATGAAAGCTATGGGCCATTCTTGGAACTCAGGATCCATGAGAAGGAATGGCAGTGGTAAACGGGGAAGGCGGAGGATGGTGATTGAAACCGCCCCTGCCACTGTGTCGGCCCCAATAACCCCTCCTCTAAGTTTGGAGGACAAAAGTCTAACAGGGTGGGGCAAGACGACTAGACGTCCGAGGAGGCAAAGATGCCCTGCAGGTCATTCTCCTGCTGTCACATTAACTTAA